The Epinephelus lanceolatus isolate andai-2023 chromosome 14, ASM4190304v1, whole genome shotgun sequence region ATTTCCACAAGCCgggaaatgactgtaacagcaCTGTGGCAGCCCTTTCTATCTTTATAGACCATTTTGCTGGAATTGCATTGCTATGCAGCAGCTCgggttgtgacatcacaaattcacAGGTGTCCTGACGGCTCATTTAAAGGCGCAGTTTTTAAATACGGACGACTTTGTGGATTTAGCATTTTGATtctttcacagtatttatatcgCACCTATACCtgctttatattaaaaaaaagacatgaaaatcTGACTTTATaaaatatgggacctttaaccTTAACCCCAGTTAATACAGTGTTAGTTCTGTTCTATTGTTACTGAGATTGCTGTGTTAACTTTTGCAGGCCTTCTCCCATGTTTCCAGACTGTTGTCACAGTGCCAGTTTGAAGCTTTAGAAGGGCTTGTGGCTAAAGACGTGAGTATGGGAACCCAGCAAGTCCAAACTTGTATTATCCATTCTGTACCTGTCCATACTACTACGGAAAACTACtactatttatttgtttgttttgctgttagTATTCAATGAATCCACTTCCGTCATGAGACATCTGTTTAAATGTCATAAATATGATACAAAGTGGTTGTCCAAGAATTTAACATTAATTTGATTGTTTTCCTAAATCTCTTTGGTGCTTTTTCCACCACTATCTGTATTGTGTGTCATGTTTAGCAGCTCTGAGTCCTGCCTCCATTTCTGCATTAGATTGTCAGTCAATAGTATGCATCATCTAGGGATCCGATACACCGGATCATTATCAGCATCCATACATTGTTAAGCAGATGTGGTACTGACCAAGAcatcaatttattttttcaatgtcATTGCACAAATTTGTATCCATTGTTAGTTATGTTTGTTAACTGCAATCCCTGGCCCCAATAAGTGCcgtacaaacacagacatggcACCAAAGCAATGATATAAAGCAACCAGCTttatatcataacaatgtgggtagaatgtataaatgaactgtggtaaacttccctccatcttaccagtgccCAGATCCCACTGGCAGAACTGAGCTTGCTCTCGGGCTGATGCTCGAATGACAGATTGTATTTCCTCACTTTCATTGCCTGccaccacagaaacaaagagtatagaagtggaTTGGGAGAAAGAGacgcccctctctctctttctctaaacctgagatcaaactgtaaaactaggcagtgctgatcacaTATAAACCTTTTATAAATCTTCAGAACATATTTCAATgtgctgtttaactgtaattcgcAATCATTTGTTACCAGTGGGCCACCATAGgctattgtttcctgtgtcaaaacagacAAGCTCTCATTACGTCATGCACCTGCGGGTTtgtttattggtccagtgtggCGCAGTGCACTCTGGTacttgtaggttttctacctcatTAGCAAAAGCAAATGCTCTATCCCTttatctctgttttctctggtcacgtagcaccaatttcataagtatttgcatctttcatCTGCAAAGACAGACAAGTTTTATGAAAGACTATTACCAATATACAGGATATTGGATTATAGTAGACAAGGccagtggttccaaaaaaaaaaaaagtatatttctttcttttttcagacTATACTTTACTCTACATTTTCTCTTGTGGAAAAAGAGCAAATTGTCATGAAGGAATTGCTTTAATATACATGGTCACAAGCCAAATAGTTTGGAACCAGTCGTATAGGAGAATACAAAGGTGTGGATAACTAGTCATAACAATTATCTTAATGGACTTCCAGGTTGTCCCACAAGCCTGTTTGTAAGCAAACTAATAATAAAAGATGAACTGATAATACCAatcataatttaataatttgtaGAATGTAATCAATTAATAATATTACTGCCAAACATATCCCAATCTATTCAAGACTTGTTTTCTTGTATCAAAGGATATGCTATCTAACAGGCTTTCTCATTTTCATGTTGTCGCAGTTGATTGGAAAGCTTGAGGAAAAGTGTAATCTGCTGCCATCGAGCCACAAGAAAGCTCTCTCTGCACATCCTGATGAGATCATGTACACAACACCTGGAGACGTGGGAATCTACTATGATGACAATGGTCAGTATGTTTACCTTAAATCAACAACAATCCCACCAACAAGTAATTTCTACCCAGCCAAAGCCTGATatgtcttcttcctctgtgccatagagctcagTTGTTGTCcagaaactattaaaaacatatcagtgtgtcacactgttgcactgggtgatatgttccttcattactatgaatacacacacactgtcgtTTATTTTGATTTAGTCCTACATATACCAGCCTGCTGTTGTAAATACTCACCTTTACCAGGGAAAAATGGAAGAAATCTGAGGCAGAGTAACTGAGGGAGAATCCTCTTCCAGGACAGCCAAACATGCAATAGAAGTGTGATTATTTGTGCTGTGTTAATCAGTGTCCGTACCATTTTCCCAGGGAGAAAATTTGTCAGTATTCTGATGCGTTTCTGGTATCTGACAAGTGCACGTCTTCCCAATGACACCATGGAGGGAACCCGTGTCTTCCAGGTGGCCATTGGTGGGGAGGGAGAAGCAGAAACTAAGAGACTGCTAAGTGCAAACTATGAGTGAGTATATCTTTTCTGTCAGGAGTGCAGTGACTTGTGCATATAGTGTACTGAAAATCCTGTGTGATGTAGAGTATTTGTTCTGACCTTTCTTTTTGATTTTCTGACAGATTCCAAAGGGAGTTTACTAAGGGAGTGGCTCCAGACTGGACCATTACGAGGATAGAGCACTCCAGACTCCTGGACTAAGGTGCTTTTGATTTGAGTCAGCGGTGCCAGTGGAAACTagtcaaagacacaaaattcacctcagtatttgttttctaaaattaaatttaaagaaaacaaaaacagcaaaactccTCACTGGGAAGTCAGATGAAACCACCAGGACAAACTTGGATTCCACTGTTCAATGTAGAAAAGACACATGAGCCAACCTATCTATTATCCTAGATACTGCCCAGAACTGTCTGCAGCATAACAGTGTTTCTTATGGTTCTCTTCATTATCTCTTATCCCCCACCCCCACAATAAAAGAAACTGTGATCAAAACTTGACTAGGTTTATGAACTGGTGATTTGAAAGATTTTGTACATTAATTAATCTTGCCAGAGGAGTCTCCTCTTATTTTCAAATCAATTGTGGCTTTATTTCAACTTTTGTGTAACATCATATGAATTGGTCTTGCTGCAGCTGTTTTGGAAACTATTGTTTCTCTATGTAGGACTGTGTGGTACAAAGACAATGAAATGTACCAGATTTGCTTTCACACAGGAGATAACTGTCTTTTAATTTTAACACAACCTGTTGCACCTGACTCTGAAGCACATATTATATATGTACcatatgtgtgtacatgtaggagcttgatgcagctgcagcagaccCTGATTGTTTTATTAAAGATTTGAGAGATGAAGAATGTGTCATTGATTTCCTATAGTTTCTTCACTTAACAGGGTTTGTGTTCACTTATTGTTTTCCTGTATATACTTTGACACAATGATTGCACAAACCATGGGACTTGTCTGCACAATTATGtatattttgttgttaaaagggttaaaattaaaatgtacacCAGTTAGCCAAAACATTAGAATAAAAGGCGTGttaagtgaataacattgattgtCTTGTTATAATGCAATGTtgtgctgggaaaccttgggtcctggtattcatgtggatgccactggACACACTCCAttcacccaaacactgttgcactCCCAGTAtcccccctcatggcaatggcACTCCCAGATGGCAGCCCAGTGTTGCATGGTGCATTAATGCACCATGCAACACTGCAAAACCTGCTCAGGAATGGaccaaggaacatgacaaagagctcaaggtctcgacctggcctccaaaatCTCCAGATCCCAAACTGATCAAGTATTCATGGGACATGccagtaccccagaggtaccccccAGCTacagtggggcctccttggatcagacttggctctgacctgtcaaggcatggacacaggacctttGGGGGATGTCCTGTGATGTCTTGCACTGGGCTGCAGATtgtttgagtcctgtgggttgtgaagTGGGGTATCAGCAAGTCCCacagatgcttgatcagattggaATCTGGGGAATTTTAAGGCCACTTCGATGCCTTGAGTTCTTTGTCATGTTCAACatgccattcctgagcagtttttgcagtgttgcAAGGTGCATTGTCCTGGTGGGGGGGGGCattgccattggggagtaccgTTGCCATGAGGTCGGAGGACTTGGTCTAAAATGGTGTTTGGATGGGTGGAGCATGTGAAAtgacatccacatgaatgccaggaccaaaggtttcaaGATTAGCAATGTTTTTCACCTCACCCACCAGTGGTTTTATGTTTGTTGTCTGATCAGTGTATTTCTAATAACTGAACATGCAAACAGCTACTTATAAACATTATATTAAGGCCATTTGGAAATGCAGTTCTAGAagacaagtaaaaaaaataataaaacacagcatgaaaaaacaaatcaaacttgactgaagcagctaaatttAGCAATTCCTGACATATAGTTGTGTCAGTCGCTGTCTGCTCTCCTATTGGTCTTTCCTCAAGTTCCCTCCTCCCATTGGCCGAAAAACCTGACAATCACTACTGTTTGTACAGTATATGGTTCCTGTTGTCAATGTTCAGCCGGTGAGCGTGGCAACCTGTGTAGTATCTTATGTGGTTGGGTGTTAACAGACTGACAATGAAAACATGGAGATGAGACACCTGTAATGTATGAAACCCGGAGTCGTAACTGAACCATGAAACTCGTCACTGTGGCCTTTTACGCTTTGGCTCTGGGGCTTCTGGCGGTTGGCCTGCGAGAGTTGCTGACTGGCTTCGAGGAGAACAGATGCAGTATGACCTATATGTTTGAATACCCAGAATACCGGGTGAGTAGCTAGGCTAATTATTTCACTCAACACCTCATACAATACGTTACGTTACCCCCGTTAGCCTATAGCGTAGCGCATTTGTCGCGTTGTTTCTCGCATAGGCTACAGTATCTTGCTAAATTGTTTTGGTCCTTTCAACACCGCAAACAGAAACGTATTTCCACCTGAACAGGCAACATGTATTATTCCTGTCGAGCGTCTGTGAAGCTATTTCCTGAATCCAGCTAACGTTACAGAGCCAGTTACACCAGGTGAAGGGTTGTGTTGCCTGATAACAGGGCTCATGTATGTATTTTAATGTGACATAACCAGTTTGGGAATGTTCCTGGACattacctttttattttttcatgtaatGCTACTTTTATAttggtcttttttattttgtctatttCATAGTTTATATTATTTTACTCTATTGTAAATATTTGTAATATCTTTTTATACTTTAACAAGGAAGAGACTAAATGGCTACATAGTGATGCACATGAAtagcaaaaagacacaaagtaacAAACACAGCATGATCTCAGAGAcatacacaaaataaccacatacTAAAttaccacaaggagacacaagaACACAATAAGATGCATTATTACTATAAAGAGTCGCTGAAtaagaaatacatttaaaaatgtaggagaggtggtggggccctttgcataccTGTGCCCAgtggcccattgtctcatagtCTGTCCATGGATGTGTGGCGTGAGAGCATGTGAAATGCGTCAGTTGCATGAATCTCAGTCAGTTTAGCTTTGGCAGCCCTGCTGTTTAACAGTTTCCGCTGACAACTCTGGCCGGGGACAGGCCACCAAAAACAGGGACTGTCCCTGGCAAAGGGGGGTGTCTGGTCACCCTAATGAATTTCCTCAATGGTTcccataaacacacacctgtctggttggaagtgtgtgtgtttgttaaggAGTCAGATTAGATGATCCCAAGTTAGCCATGTTAAAACCATAAATCAACTGCTGATCCTTGAATCCTCTCAGCAGATCAGCTTTGCGAGATGTGGGGATGTGTGTTCCACATAAACTACAAGCCAGGTAAAGACTGTTGAAGATGCTGTTAGTTAATGTTAGTAATGCAATGTAGGTCACCTTCCCCTGCTTTATGCTCACTAATGTGTTCATCTGTCCAGAAGTGGAGCGCAGCTGGGGGCAATGCACTGTATGGGCAAAGACCCTAATTCAGACAGGAGTGTGTGCTTTTTGTTACGTTAAAAGGGAGGAAGACAAAAAATAGCTCcatatgttttaaataaaagctttgtttttgtttttgcaaatgaaaaagaaaatcattatTCAGTAGATACTTCTTGCAAGTaggtttaaagggatagttcaaattttttttttaagctgggTTGTAGGAGGGACCTATCCCTAGTCAGTGTACCAAAAACACTAGATGACAGCgatctactgctgtggatgggggtcagcaacacagcatattttagccacccaaaaaaaaatcattatatgtatatatatatatatatatatatatatatatatatatatatatatatatatatatatatctttaggTAGCTAAATTagattttgttgctgacccctgttCGCAGCAGTAAATTGCTTAGCCTCTGTGTAGGACTTAAGTCTGCTCCTCCAAACTAGCAGCATGCCGACTAACATCTAATGTGCAATACACTGACTAAGTACCACGTACAACTTCACTTCAGAAactctgaactatccctttaagtttgaAAAGCTCTGACATCATGATCATGATCATGATCAAATCATGATCTGAAATCAGTTATTTTGGTCATTGTAATGTTGTGATTCAGCTATGTCTGTACTAACTACTAATCATAATTTTCGAATAATTGTATTGCTCTGTGTATTTTCTTCATTAATTGTTTGgtatagaaaaaaaagaaaagtccatCATCATACCATCAAGCACCCCAAGTAGATGTATTCAAACTCCTTGTTTTGTTCAGTATTTATTTACTGTAATAAGAAACTGATAAAAGCAGTAAATCCCCACATTTAAGAGACTGGAAACAGCACATTTTTGGCaattttgcttttaaaaatactttaaatgaCTTATCAATTATAAAAAATTATGTATATTATGTATTGTATATTCATTTACTTTCAGTTGACTGCTTGATTAATAGACTCAATGTTTGAGCTCTAATCAATCCTACACATTCCCAGATGTAGCCTTACACTTGAACAGCACATGTGTCATTATCTAAAATGAAGGTCATGTCTTGAGCACATTAAGGGTTAACTAGGCCTATATCAAATACATCTCATTACTTCTCACATAAAAGTAGATTTAGAGTAGATTTACTTAGTGCTGGAGCTGCTTCACTGTGCTTCTTAGTGAGACAGGTGTGTGGTGTGTTTACAAGTGAGACCTAAAGGTTAATGAATTGTCTGAGATTGATGTGACTGTGGGACTTCACCCCCTAATCCGTGTCTGTGTGGGTGCATGTTGGGTTCACAGCGTGTGGCTCTGCCTCGTCGTGTCGCCAGATTGTACCCAGCGTACGGGCTCTACCTATATGGAGAGGGTCTGTACGCCCAGGAGACCAGAGCACTCAAACTCACCGGTGCCCCTGTGCTCTTCCTGCCTGGAAATGCAGGCAGTTACAAACAAGGTAAGTGCACAAAATGAATGGAGGGTTGAACAAAGGGAGAAAACAAGGCAAGTGAAAGTTGTGTGTTACAGCTTTGAACAGCAAAGACAGATGTTGAAGAGGAAAGAGGTGAAATTGTGGACAGTGGACATGCTGAGGTTGTTTAAGGACACGAGCGTGGTTTCATGCTTTTTGTTGATTAGTGTCTCCCTGACTGGCAAGTAGGCTCGATTGTCCTTCACAGTTTGACACACTAGCtttcaggttgtttttttataagACAATGGATGTTAGAGCTTTATTATGTAGCCTAAGAGAAATCAAGTTTCCACATTTCGTTTTGTGTATGTGGGGCTGGAATTCACATGTAAACATTAGAAAATTGTATTAATCTTGAAAACCTgac contains the following coding sequences:
- the maip1 gene encoding m-AAA protease-interacting protein 1, mitochondrial, translating into MSLPMLRGCYKFPSTYSFTRLFLNESLVLNRSGKTRLPSSSPAASAAAVRPYSSHRGGQNQKVVVVDIPNPFIWFRTRIYYFLIRAYFDKEFSIEEFTEGAKQAFSHVSRLLSQCQFEALEGLVAKDLIGKLEEKCNLLPSSHKKALSAHPDEIMYTTPGDVGIYYDDNGRKFVSILMRFWYLTSARLPNDTMEGTRVFQVAIGGEGEAETKRLLSANYEFQREFTKGVAPDWTITRIEHSRLLD